A genomic stretch from Tamandua tetradactyla isolate mTamTet1 chromosome 15, mTamTet1.pri, whole genome shotgun sequence includes:
- the ALS2CL gene encoding ALS2 C-terminal-like protein isoform X1 yields MCSPEESALLRQEEVFSATLARINSLVLQPLLLTGPEPSDFQGRECLRLLQQLHRSSQQLWEVTEQSLHSLRERLRHPDSVGLESLLLLRSADHVLQVHMEYIESYTSCVVVQAFQKAARRSEYWRGQRKTLRQLLASVGSEGSVGMALGQVLCQPLAHHLQQCVLLLLSLVDTIGEHHPAQELVVHAATLFGNLQSFMKQALDEAVATQALWHSLGSRLRDPFFPSPSSVGMGCHQTLAPLHYCLPWCVLPCSEESARSPERIGLEDQCRELGEQDVLCTPAHRLLEDSKDMPVTVAPLRAERVLLFDDALVLLQGHNVRTFDLKLVWVDPGQDGYTFHLITPEEDFSFCTKDPQSQAVWQRKVTQAVCQALRGKKDFLVLGAGLEPPELPSCRCGAYTFCGEGRLCQATYEGEWCRGRPHGRGTLKWPDGRNHVGDFYQGLEHGFGIHLVPQASEDKFDCYKCHWQEGSMNGYGICEYSTDEVYKGYFQAGLRHGFGVLESTPQAPQPCKYTGHWERGQRSGYGIQEDRDRGERFIGMWQADQRHGPGVVVTQAGVCYQGIFQVDKIVGSGILLSEDDSLYEGTFTRDLTLMGKGKITFPNGFTLEGSFGSGIERGLQMQGMLDTAAFPPEPNSTCKRQLGLGAFPVESRWQGVYSPFRDFVRAGCPGDLQEALLGFHVQSSRELRKSQEYLCCERTHPEDGASSIEDILEELLQHQEPRALQQYLGKALSNSLHPLGKLLRTLMLTFQATYSGVGANKHLQGMAQEEVKQHAQELWASYRGLLQVALQQKGQVLEDEDVETRDLQVHGLVLPLMLPSFHPELFTLYLLLHEKEDSLYSQGITNLSLFPDIKLLEFLEVQKHLWPLKDLTLTTNQRYSLVRDKCFLSATECLQKIITTMDPREKLEVLEKTYGEIEATVSRVLGREYKLPMDDLLPLLIYVAARAQIQHLGAEIHLIRDMMDPIHTGGLYDFLLTALESCYEHIQKEDMRLHHLPGCWEPGGLVAQALPYRQQN; encoded by the exons ATGTGCAGTCCTGAGGAGTCAGCCCTGCTGCGGCAAGAGGAGGTCTTCTCAGCCACCCTTGCCCGCATCAACAGCCTTGTCCTCCAGCCCCTGCTCTTGACCG gcccagagccctcagacTTCCAGGGCAGAGAGTGCCTGCGACTTTTGCAGCAGCTACACAGGAGCTCCCAGCAGCTCTGGGAGGTGACAGAGCAGAGCCTGCACTCACTGCGGGAGAGGCTCCGCCACCCGGATTCTGTCGGTCTGGAATCTCTGCTGCTGCTGCGTAGTGCTGACCACGTCCTTCAGGTCCATATGGA GTACATCGAGTCCTATACAAGCTGTGTGGTGGTGCAGGCCTTTCAGAAGGCAGCCAGGAGGAG CGAGTACTGGCGAGGCCAGCGGAAGACGCTGAGGCAGCTCCTGGCGAGCGTGGGCTCCGAGGGCTCTGTGGGCATGGCGCTGGGCCAGGTCCTCTGCCAGCCACTCGCCCATCACCTGCAGCAGTGCGTGCTCCTCCTGCTGAGCCTCGTGGACACCATCGGGGAG CATCATCCTGCCCAGGAGCTGGTAGTGCATGCAGCCACCCTGTTTGGGAACCTACAGTCATTCATGAAGCAGGCATTAGACGAGGCTGTGGCCACGCAGGCCCTCTGGCATAGCCTGGGCAGTCGGCTAAGA GACCCCTTCTTTCCTAGCCCGTCCAGTGTGGGGATGGGATGTCACCAAACACTCGCACCCCTGCATTACTGCCTACCGTGGTGTGTGCTGCCCTGTAGTGAGGAGAGTGCCCGATCGCCTGAGAGGATTGGGCTTGAGGACCAGTGTAGAGAATTAGGAGAACAG gaTGTGCTCTGCACCCCTGCCCACCGACTCTTAGAAGATAGCAAGGACATGCCTGTGACAGTGGCCCCACTGCGGGCTGAGCGTGTGCTACTCTTTGATGATGCTCTCGTCCTGCTGCAG GGCCACAATGTCCGCACTTTTGACCTGAAGCTGGTATGGGTGGATCCTGGGCAGGATGG GTACACATTTCACCTCATCACACCTGAAGAAGACTTCTCCTTTTGCACCAAGGACCCCCAGAGCCAG GCAGTCTGGCAGAGGAAGGTGACCCAGGCGGTGTGCCAGGCCCTGCGTGGGAAAAAGGACTTCCTGGTGCTGGGGGCAGGCCTGGAGCCCCCTGAGCTCCCCTCCTGCCGCTGTGGAGCATACACCTTCTGTGGGGAGGGCCGTCTCTGCCAGGCCACCTATGAGGGAGAGTGGTGCCGGGGCAggccgcatggcag GGGGACCCTGAAGTGGCCAGATGGGAGGAATCATGTGGGGGATTTCTACCAAGGCCTGGAGCATGG CTTTGGCATCCACCTGGTGCCCCAGGCCTCTGAAGACAAGTTTGACTGTTACAAGTGCCACTGGCAGGAAGGCAGCATGAATGGCTACGGCATCTGTGA GTACAGCACTGATGAGGTGTACAAGGGCTACTTCCAGGCGGGTCTGCGGCATGGATTTGGGGTCCTTGAGAGCACCCCACAGGCCCCCCAGCCCTGCAAATACACAGGCCACTGGGAGCGGGGCCAAAGAAGTGGCTATGGTATCCAGGAGGACAGAGATAG GGGCGAGCGCTTTATCGGCATGTGGCAGGCTGACCAGCGTCATGGCCCGGGGGTCGTGGTCACACAGGCAGGTGTCTGCTACCAAGGCATCTTCCAGGTGGACAAGATCGTG GGTTCAGGGATCCTCCTCTCTGAAGATGACTCCCTGTACGAGGGCACCTTCACCAGGGACTTAACCCTCATGGGAAAG GGCAAGATCACCTTCCCCAATGGCTTCACCCTGGAGGGCTCTTTTGGCAGCGGGATAGAGAGAGGACTGCAGATGCAGGGCATGCTGGATACAGCTGCCTTCCCACCAGAGCCGAACAGCACCTGCAAGCG TCAGCTCGGTCTGGGTGCCTTCCCTGTGGAGAGCCGCTGGCAGGGCGTTTATAGCCCATTCCGGGACTTCGTGCGTGCTGGTTGCCCTGGGGACCTGCAGGAGGCGCTGCTGGGCTTCCACGTGCAAAGCTCAAGGGAGCTGCGCAAGTCTCAGGAGTACCTATGCTGTGAGAG GACCCACCCTGAGGATGGTGCAAGCAGTATTGAAGACATCCTGGAGGAGCTGCTGCAGCACCAGGAGCCCAGAGCCCTACAGCAGTACCTTGGGAAG GCTCTGAGCAACTCGCTGCACCCCCTGGGAAAGCTGCTCAGGACACTGATGCTGACCTTCCAGGCCACCTATTCAGGTGTCGGGGCCAACAAGCACCTGCAGGGGATGGCCCAGGAGGAGGTGAAGCAGCATGCCCAGGAACTGTGGGCCTCCTACAG GGGTCTGCTGCAGGTTGCCTTACAGCAGAAGGGCCAAGTTCTGGAGGATGAAGATGTGGAGACAAG GGACCTGCAGGTACATGGATTGGTGCTGCCCCTCATGCTGCCGAGCTTCCACCCAGAGCTCTTCACTCTGTACCTGCTTCTTCATGAGAAGGAGGACAGTCTCTACAGCCAGGGCATCACCAACTTGAGCCTCTTCCCTGACATCAAGCTGCTTGAATTCCTGGAAGTACAGAA GCACCTGTGGCCCCTCAAGGACCTCACTCTAACAACCAATCAG AGATACTCTCTGGTCAGGGACAAGTGCTTCCTGTCGGCCACCGAGTGCCTGCAGAAGATCAT CACCACAATGGACCCACGGGAGAAACTGGAAGTGCTGGAGAAGACatatggggaaattgaggccACCGTGTCCCGGGTGCTGGGCCGGGAGTACAAGCTGCCCATGGATGACCTGTTGCCACTGCTCATCTACGTGGCAGCACGTGCCCA AATCCAGCACCTGGGAGCCGAGATCCATCTGATCCGTGACATGATGGACCCCATCCACACAGGAGGCCTGTATGACTTCCTGCTCACAGCCCTGGAG TCCTGTTACGAGCACATCCAGAAGGAAGATATGAGACTGCACCACTTGCCCGGCTGCTGGGAGCCGGGAGGCCTGGTAGCCCAGGCTCTACCTTACAGACAGCAGAACTGA
- the ALS2CL gene encoding ALS2 C-terminal-like protein isoform X2 encodes MCSPEESALLRQEEVFSATLARINSLVLQPLLLTGPEPSDFQGRECLRLLQQLHRSSQQLWEVTEQSLHSLRERLRHPDSVGLESLLLLRSADHVLQVHMEYIESYTSCVVVQAFQKAARRSEYWRGQRKTLRQLLASVGSEGSVGMALGQVLCQPLAHHLQQCVLLLLSLVDTIGEHHPAQELVVHAATLFGNLQSFMKQALDEAVATQALWHSLGSRLRDPFFPSPSSVGMGCHQTLAPLHYCLPWCVLPCSEESARSPERIGLEDQCRELGEQDVLCTPAHRLLEDSKDMPVTVAPLRAERVLLFDDALVLLQGHNVRTFDLKLVWVDPGQDGYTFHLITPEEDFSFCTKDPQSQAVWQRKVTQAVCQALRGKKDFLVLGAGLEPPELPSCRCGAYTFCGEGRLCQATYEGEWCRGRPHGRGTLKWPDGRNHVGDFYQGLEHGFGIHLVPQASEDKFDCYKCHWQEGSMNGYGICEGERFIGMWQADQRHGPGVVVTQAGVCYQGIFQVDKIVGSGILLSEDDSLYEGTFTRDLTLMGKGKITFPNGFTLEGSFGSGIERGLQMQGMLDTAAFPPEPNSTCKRQLGLGAFPVESRWQGVYSPFRDFVRAGCPGDLQEALLGFHVQSSRELRKSQEYLCCERTHPEDGASSIEDILEELLQHQEPRALQQYLGKALSNSLHPLGKLLRTLMLTFQATYSGVGANKHLQGMAQEEVKQHAQELWASYRGLLQVALQQKGQVLEDEDVETRDLQVHGLVLPLMLPSFHPELFTLYLLLHEKEDSLYSQGITNLSLFPDIKLLEFLEVQKHLWPLKDLTLTTNQRYSLVRDKCFLSATECLQKIITTMDPREKLEVLEKTYGEIEATVSRVLGREYKLPMDDLLPLLIYVAARAQIQHLGAEIHLIRDMMDPIHTGGLYDFLLTALESCYEHIQKEDMRLHHLPGCWEPGGLVAQALPYRQQN; translated from the exons ATGTGCAGTCCTGAGGAGTCAGCCCTGCTGCGGCAAGAGGAGGTCTTCTCAGCCACCCTTGCCCGCATCAACAGCCTTGTCCTCCAGCCCCTGCTCTTGACCG gcccagagccctcagacTTCCAGGGCAGAGAGTGCCTGCGACTTTTGCAGCAGCTACACAGGAGCTCCCAGCAGCTCTGGGAGGTGACAGAGCAGAGCCTGCACTCACTGCGGGAGAGGCTCCGCCACCCGGATTCTGTCGGTCTGGAATCTCTGCTGCTGCTGCGTAGTGCTGACCACGTCCTTCAGGTCCATATGGA GTACATCGAGTCCTATACAAGCTGTGTGGTGGTGCAGGCCTTTCAGAAGGCAGCCAGGAGGAG CGAGTACTGGCGAGGCCAGCGGAAGACGCTGAGGCAGCTCCTGGCGAGCGTGGGCTCCGAGGGCTCTGTGGGCATGGCGCTGGGCCAGGTCCTCTGCCAGCCACTCGCCCATCACCTGCAGCAGTGCGTGCTCCTCCTGCTGAGCCTCGTGGACACCATCGGGGAG CATCATCCTGCCCAGGAGCTGGTAGTGCATGCAGCCACCCTGTTTGGGAACCTACAGTCATTCATGAAGCAGGCATTAGACGAGGCTGTGGCCACGCAGGCCCTCTGGCATAGCCTGGGCAGTCGGCTAAGA GACCCCTTCTTTCCTAGCCCGTCCAGTGTGGGGATGGGATGTCACCAAACACTCGCACCCCTGCATTACTGCCTACCGTGGTGTGTGCTGCCCTGTAGTGAGGAGAGTGCCCGATCGCCTGAGAGGATTGGGCTTGAGGACCAGTGTAGAGAATTAGGAGAACAG gaTGTGCTCTGCACCCCTGCCCACCGACTCTTAGAAGATAGCAAGGACATGCCTGTGACAGTGGCCCCACTGCGGGCTGAGCGTGTGCTACTCTTTGATGATGCTCTCGTCCTGCTGCAG GGCCACAATGTCCGCACTTTTGACCTGAAGCTGGTATGGGTGGATCCTGGGCAGGATGG GTACACATTTCACCTCATCACACCTGAAGAAGACTTCTCCTTTTGCACCAAGGACCCCCAGAGCCAG GCAGTCTGGCAGAGGAAGGTGACCCAGGCGGTGTGCCAGGCCCTGCGTGGGAAAAAGGACTTCCTGGTGCTGGGGGCAGGCCTGGAGCCCCCTGAGCTCCCCTCCTGCCGCTGTGGAGCATACACCTTCTGTGGGGAGGGCCGTCTCTGCCAGGCCACCTATGAGGGAGAGTGGTGCCGGGGCAggccgcatggcag GGGGACCCTGAAGTGGCCAGATGGGAGGAATCATGTGGGGGATTTCTACCAAGGCCTGGAGCATGG CTTTGGCATCCACCTGGTGCCCCAGGCCTCTGAAGACAAGTTTGACTGTTACAAGTGCCACTGGCAGGAAGGCAGCATGAATGGCTACGGCATCTGTGA GGGCGAGCGCTTTATCGGCATGTGGCAGGCTGACCAGCGTCATGGCCCGGGGGTCGTGGTCACACAGGCAGGTGTCTGCTACCAAGGCATCTTCCAGGTGGACAAGATCGTG GGTTCAGGGATCCTCCTCTCTGAAGATGACTCCCTGTACGAGGGCACCTTCACCAGGGACTTAACCCTCATGGGAAAG GGCAAGATCACCTTCCCCAATGGCTTCACCCTGGAGGGCTCTTTTGGCAGCGGGATAGAGAGAGGACTGCAGATGCAGGGCATGCTGGATACAGCTGCCTTCCCACCAGAGCCGAACAGCACCTGCAAGCG TCAGCTCGGTCTGGGTGCCTTCCCTGTGGAGAGCCGCTGGCAGGGCGTTTATAGCCCATTCCGGGACTTCGTGCGTGCTGGTTGCCCTGGGGACCTGCAGGAGGCGCTGCTGGGCTTCCACGTGCAAAGCTCAAGGGAGCTGCGCAAGTCTCAGGAGTACCTATGCTGTGAGAG GACCCACCCTGAGGATGGTGCAAGCAGTATTGAAGACATCCTGGAGGAGCTGCTGCAGCACCAGGAGCCCAGAGCCCTACAGCAGTACCTTGGGAAG GCTCTGAGCAACTCGCTGCACCCCCTGGGAAAGCTGCTCAGGACACTGATGCTGACCTTCCAGGCCACCTATTCAGGTGTCGGGGCCAACAAGCACCTGCAGGGGATGGCCCAGGAGGAGGTGAAGCAGCATGCCCAGGAACTGTGGGCCTCCTACAG GGGTCTGCTGCAGGTTGCCTTACAGCAGAAGGGCCAAGTTCTGGAGGATGAAGATGTGGAGACAAG GGACCTGCAGGTACATGGATTGGTGCTGCCCCTCATGCTGCCGAGCTTCCACCCAGAGCTCTTCACTCTGTACCTGCTTCTTCATGAGAAGGAGGACAGTCTCTACAGCCAGGGCATCACCAACTTGAGCCTCTTCCCTGACATCAAGCTGCTTGAATTCCTGGAAGTACAGAA GCACCTGTGGCCCCTCAAGGACCTCACTCTAACAACCAATCAG AGATACTCTCTGGTCAGGGACAAGTGCTTCCTGTCGGCCACCGAGTGCCTGCAGAAGATCAT CACCACAATGGACCCACGGGAGAAACTGGAAGTGCTGGAGAAGACatatggggaaattgaggccACCGTGTCCCGGGTGCTGGGCCGGGAGTACAAGCTGCCCATGGATGACCTGTTGCCACTGCTCATCTACGTGGCAGCACGTGCCCA AATCCAGCACCTGGGAGCCGAGATCCATCTGATCCGTGACATGATGGACCCCATCCACACAGGAGGCCTGTATGACTTCCTGCTCACAGCCCTGGAG TCCTGTTACGAGCACATCCAGAAGGAAGATATGAGACTGCACCACTTGCCCGGCTGCTGGGAGCCGGGAGGCCTGGTAGCCCAGGCTCTACCTTACAGACAGCAGAACTGA
- the ALS2CL gene encoding ALS2 C-terminal-like protein isoform X3 — MCSPEESALLRQEEVFSATLARINSLVLQPLLLTGPEPSDFQGRECLRLLQQLHRSSQQLWEVTEQSLHSLRERLRHPDSVGLESLLLLRSADHVLQVHMEYIESYTSCVVVQAFQKAARRSEYWRGQRKTLRQLLASVGSEGSVGMALGQVLCQPLAHHLQQCVLLLLSLVDTIGEHHPAQELVVHAATLFGNLQSFMKQALDEAVATQALWHSLGSRLRDVLCTPAHRLLEDSKDMPVTVAPLRAERVLLFDDALVLLQGHNVRTFDLKLVWVDPGQDGYTFHLITPEEDFSFCTKDPQSQAVWQRKVTQAVCQALRGKKDFLVLGAGLEPPELPSCRCGAYTFCGEGRLCQATYEGEWCRGRPHGRGTLKWPDGRNHVGDFYQGLEHGFGIHLVPQASEDKFDCYKCHWQEGSMNGYGICEYSTDEVYKGYFQAGLRHGFGVLESTPQAPQPCKYTGHWERGQRSGYGIQEDRDRGERFIGMWQADQRHGPGVVVTQAGVCYQGIFQVDKIVGSGILLSEDDSLYEGTFTRDLTLMGKGKITFPNGFTLEGSFGSGIERGLQMQGMLDTAAFPPEPNSTCKRQLGLGAFPVESRWQGVYSPFRDFVRAGCPGDLQEALLGFHVQSSRELRKSQEYLCCERTHPEDGASSIEDILEELLQHQEPRALQQYLGKALSNSLHPLGKLLRTLMLTFQATYSGVGANKHLQGMAQEEVKQHAQELWASYRGLLQVALQQKGQVLEDEDVETRDLQVHGLVLPLMLPSFHPELFTLYLLLHEKEDSLYSQGITNLSLFPDIKLLEFLEVQKHLWPLKDLTLTTNQRYSLVRDKCFLSATECLQKIITTMDPREKLEVLEKTYGEIEATVSRVLGREYKLPMDDLLPLLIYVAARAQIQHLGAEIHLIRDMMDPIHTGGLYDFLLTALESCYEHIQKEDMRLHHLPGCWEPGGLVAQALPYRQQN, encoded by the exons ATGTGCAGTCCTGAGGAGTCAGCCCTGCTGCGGCAAGAGGAGGTCTTCTCAGCCACCCTTGCCCGCATCAACAGCCTTGTCCTCCAGCCCCTGCTCTTGACCG gcccagagccctcagacTTCCAGGGCAGAGAGTGCCTGCGACTTTTGCAGCAGCTACACAGGAGCTCCCAGCAGCTCTGGGAGGTGACAGAGCAGAGCCTGCACTCACTGCGGGAGAGGCTCCGCCACCCGGATTCTGTCGGTCTGGAATCTCTGCTGCTGCTGCGTAGTGCTGACCACGTCCTTCAGGTCCATATGGA GTACATCGAGTCCTATACAAGCTGTGTGGTGGTGCAGGCCTTTCAGAAGGCAGCCAGGAGGAG CGAGTACTGGCGAGGCCAGCGGAAGACGCTGAGGCAGCTCCTGGCGAGCGTGGGCTCCGAGGGCTCTGTGGGCATGGCGCTGGGCCAGGTCCTCTGCCAGCCACTCGCCCATCACCTGCAGCAGTGCGTGCTCCTCCTGCTGAGCCTCGTGGACACCATCGGGGAG CATCATCCTGCCCAGGAGCTGGTAGTGCATGCAGCCACCCTGTTTGGGAACCTACAGTCATTCATGAAGCAGGCATTAGACGAGGCTGTGGCCACGCAGGCCCTCTGGCATAGCCTGGGCAGTCGGCTAAGA gaTGTGCTCTGCACCCCTGCCCACCGACTCTTAGAAGATAGCAAGGACATGCCTGTGACAGTGGCCCCACTGCGGGCTGAGCGTGTGCTACTCTTTGATGATGCTCTCGTCCTGCTGCAG GGCCACAATGTCCGCACTTTTGACCTGAAGCTGGTATGGGTGGATCCTGGGCAGGATGG GTACACATTTCACCTCATCACACCTGAAGAAGACTTCTCCTTTTGCACCAAGGACCCCCAGAGCCAG GCAGTCTGGCAGAGGAAGGTGACCCAGGCGGTGTGCCAGGCCCTGCGTGGGAAAAAGGACTTCCTGGTGCTGGGGGCAGGCCTGGAGCCCCCTGAGCTCCCCTCCTGCCGCTGTGGAGCATACACCTTCTGTGGGGAGGGCCGTCTCTGCCAGGCCACCTATGAGGGAGAGTGGTGCCGGGGCAggccgcatggcag GGGGACCCTGAAGTGGCCAGATGGGAGGAATCATGTGGGGGATTTCTACCAAGGCCTGGAGCATGG CTTTGGCATCCACCTGGTGCCCCAGGCCTCTGAAGACAAGTTTGACTGTTACAAGTGCCACTGGCAGGAAGGCAGCATGAATGGCTACGGCATCTGTGA GTACAGCACTGATGAGGTGTACAAGGGCTACTTCCAGGCGGGTCTGCGGCATGGATTTGGGGTCCTTGAGAGCACCCCACAGGCCCCCCAGCCCTGCAAATACACAGGCCACTGGGAGCGGGGCCAAAGAAGTGGCTATGGTATCCAGGAGGACAGAGATAG GGGCGAGCGCTTTATCGGCATGTGGCAGGCTGACCAGCGTCATGGCCCGGGGGTCGTGGTCACACAGGCAGGTGTCTGCTACCAAGGCATCTTCCAGGTGGACAAGATCGTG GGTTCAGGGATCCTCCTCTCTGAAGATGACTCCCTGTACGAGGGCACCTTCACCAGGGACTTAACCCTCATGGGAAAG GGCAAGATCACCTTCCCCAATGGCTTCACCCTGGAGGGCTCTTTTGGCAGCGGGATAGAGAGAGGACTGCAGATGCAGGGCATGCTGGATACAGCTGCCTTCCCACCAGAGCCGAACAGCACCTGCAAGCG TCAGCTCGGTCTGGGTGCCTTCCCTGTGGAGAGCCGCTGGCAGGGCGTTTATAGCCCATTCCGGGACTTCGTGCGTGCTGGTTGCCCTGGGGACCTGCAGGAGGCGCTGCTGGGCTTCCACGTGCAAAGCTCAAGGGAGCTGCGCAAGTCTCAGGAGTACCTATGCTGTGAGAG GACCCACCCTGAGGATGGTGCAAGCAGTATTGAAGACATCCTGGAGGAGCTGCTGCAGCACCAGGAGCCCAGAGCCCTACAGCAGTACCTTGGGAAG GCTCTGAGCAACTCGCTGCACCCCCTGGGAAAGCTGCTCAGGACACTGATGCTGACCTTCCAGGCCACCTATTCAGGTGTCGGGGCCAACAAGCACCTGCAGGGGATGGCCCAGGAGGAGGTGAAGCAGCATGCCCAGGAACTGTGGGCCTCCTACAG GGGTCTGCTGCAGGTTGCCTTACAGCAGAAGGGCCAAGTTCTGGAGGATGAAGATGTGGAGACAAG GGACCTGCAGGTACATGGATTGGTGCTGCCCCTCATGCTGCCGAGCTTCCACCCAGAGCTCTTCACTCTGTACCTGCTTCTTCATGAGAAGGAGGACAGTCTCTACAGCCAGGGCATCACCAACTTGAGCCTCTTCCCTGACATCAAGCTGCTTGAATTCCTGGAAGTACAGAA GCACCTGTGGCCCCTCAAGGACCTCACTCTAACAACCAATCAG AGATACTCTCTGGTCAGGGACAAGTGCTTCCTGTCGGCCACCGAGTGCCTGCAGAAGATCAT CACCACAATGGACCCACGGGAGAAACTGGAAGTGCTGGAGAAGACatatggggaaattgaggccACCGTGTCCCGGGTGCTGGGCCGGGAGTACAAGCTGCCCATGGATGACCTGTTGCCACTGCTCATCTACGTGGCAGCACGTGCCCA AATCCAGCACCTGGGAGCCGAGATCCATCTGATCCGTGACATGATGGACCCCATCCACACAGGAGGCCTGTATGACTTCCTGCTCACAGCCCTGGAG TCCTGTTACGAGCACATCCAGAAGGAAGATATGAGACTGCACCACTTGCCCGGCTGCTGGGAGCCGGGAGGCCTGGTAGCCCAGGCTCTACCTTACAGACAGCAGAACTGA